One segment of Sphingobacteriaceae bacterium DNA contains the following:
- a CDS encoding 2-oxoacid:acceptor oxidoreductase family protein, whose amino-acid sequence MREQLSLMVGGQQGEGIDSTGVVLANVLNRLGYQIYGQRTFSSRIKGGHTNFKIRVARRRVLSLE is encoded by the coding sequence GTGAGGGAGCAACTTTCCCTGATGGTCGGCGGCCAGCAGGGTGAAGGTATCGACAGTACCGGTGTCGTGCTCGCCAATGTTCTCAATCGTCTTGGCTATCAAATCTACGGCCAGCGGACGTTTTCTTCCCGGATCAAGGGCGGCCACACCAACTTCAAGATCCGGGTAGCCCGTCGACGGGTCCTTTCCCTGGAAG